In Mercurialis annua linkage group LG6, ddMerAnnu1.2, whole genome shotgun sequence, the following are encoded in one genomic region:
- the LOC126687054 gene encoding uric acid degradation bifunctional protein TTL-like yields the protein MEISTSKEKMMMFEEKDLMACCGSTKFAKEMTLASPFTSPEQAVAAATNIWFNKVAGVGLDKPSPLCQKLLDLHK from the exons atggAAATCAGTACCTCAAAGGAAAAAATGATGATGTTTGAGGAGAAGGATTTGATGGCATGCTGCGGGAGCACTAAATTTGCTAAAGAAATGACATTAGCCTCCCCTTTTACTTCCCCCGAACAAGCCGTAGCCGCCGCCACAAATATCTGGTTCAACAAG gtagcCGGAGTCGGAttagacaaaccatctccattgtgccagaaattgttggacttgcacaa GTAA
- the LOC126687055 gene encoding late embryogenesis abundant protein 6-like, with product MQAVKEKLHDMSAMRKAKADAKAEEKGEKELAKARVEIAHEVRMAREAEAEMELHVAKAGEKAHKEIAKHNDTGATGAPSTTTTPTGSII from the exons ATGCAGGCTGTCAAGGAAAAACTCCACGACATGAGCGCAATGCGCAAGGCCAAGGCAGACGCCAAGGCCGAGGAAAAG GGCGAGAAAGAATTGGCAAAAGCAAGGGTGGAAATTGCTCATGAGGTTCGAATGGCGAGGGAGGCTGAAGCCGAAATGGAGCTTCATGTCGCAAAGGCTGGGGAGAAGGCTCACAAGGAAATTGCAAAACACAATGACACTGGTGCTACCGGAGCTCCCTCTACCACCACCACTCCCACAGGATCAATTATATAA
- the LOC126687052 gene encoding heavy metal-associated isoprenylated plant protein 4 translates to MAAKDGTDITAVYKVNLHCQQCARDIKKPLMRMQGVRSVDVDFQKSEIKVKGVIDVIEFHKKVEKLSKKKVQLIPPQLNIKIAEKKVEETKATVHKTSIKVNMHCRKCEADLQNMLLRHKGIYSVKTDLKTQTLIVEGIMESDKVIAYIRKKVQKHAEIVTSKPEKKEEQREEKSLKSAEIVELKAIPYFVDHYVYAPQLFSDENPNACIII, encoded by the exons ATGGCAGCCAAAGATGGAACTGATATTACAGCGGTGTACAAAGTTAACCTGCACTGCCAACAATGTGCTCGAGATATCAAAAAGCCTCTCATGAGAATGCAAG GAGTTCGCAGTGTAGATGTTGATTTTCAGAAATCTGAGATCAAGGTTAAGGGTGTGATCGATGTTATAGAATTTCATAAGAAGGTAGAGAAATTGAGCAAGAAGAAGGTCCAGTTGATACCACCACAACTTAACATCAAAATCGCTGAGAAGAAAGTGGAGGAAACCAAA GCAACGGTGCACAAGACGTCAATAAAAGTTAACATGCACTGCCGGAAATGCGAGGCTGACCTGCAGAATATGTTATTGAGGCACAAAG GTATTTATAGTGTGAAAACAGACTTGAAAACACAAACTTTAATAGTTGAAGGAATTATGGAATCTGACAAAGTGATAGCTTACATTAGGAAGAAGGTGCAGAAGCATGCAGAAATCGTAACCTCAAAACCTGAGAAGAAAGAGGAACAAAGAGAAGAGAAATCCTTGAAGTCGGCTGAAATTGTAGAACTCAAGGCAATACCGTATTTTGTTGATCATTACGTCTATGCTCCTCAGTTGTTTAGTGATGAAAATCCTAATGCTTGCATTATCATTTAA
- the LOC126687051 gene encoding uric acid degradation bifunctional protein TTL-like isoform X2 yields the protein MMMFEEKDLMACCGSTKFAKEMTLASPFTSPEQAVAAATNIWFNKVDVYGWLEAFASHPQIGQSPSASHTAAEFSKGEQSTALATATGSSSQELSDWNGRYKQKFGFVFLICASGRTTSEILAELKRRYENKPIVELEIAAQEQMRITELRLQKLFSAKSKAVSTSSQCLTEFATKLAADLNSSSGVASQIPTRSRPPITTHVLDISRGCPAAGVEVLLEMWKGIQARPLFGEMNGDGWAFQGRSSTDADGRSGQLMKIVDAVNPGIYRISFNTGKYSPSGFFPYVSIVFEIRESQNTEHFHVPLLFSPFSFTTYRGS from the exons ATGATGATGTTTGAGGAGAAGGATTTGATGGCATGCTGCGGGAGCACTAAATTTGCTAAAGAAATGACATTAGCCTCCCCTTTTACTTCCCCCGAACAAGCCGTAGCCGCCGCCACAAATATCTGGTTCAACAAG gTGGATGTGTATGGTTGGCTGGAGGCATTCGCATCTCATCCTCAGATCGGCCAGTCGCCTTCCGCTTCTCACACTGCTGCTGAGTTCAGTAAGGGAGAGCAATCCACTGCTTTAGCAACTGCTACAGGTTCCAGTTCCCAG GAACTCTCCGACTGGAATGGTCGGTATAAgcaaaaatttggttttgtgttTCTTATATGTGCTTCTGGGCGGACTACTTCTGAAATACTTGCTGAATTGAAG AGACGGTATGAAAATAAGCCCATAGTTGAACTTGAGATTGCTGCTCAAGAACAAATGAGAATCACAGAATTACGCCTCCAGAAGCTCTTCTCAGCTAAATCTAAAGCTGTATCAACTAGCAGCCAGTGTCTAACAGAGTTTGCAACAAAATTAG CTGCTGATCTCAATTCTTCATCTGGAGTGGCATCTCAAATTCCAACTCGAAGTCGTCCACCTATTACAACTCATGTCTTAGATATATCTCGGGGCTGTCCAGCTGCTGGTGTTGAGGTGCTTTTAGAGATGTGGAAGGGCATTCAGGCTCGTCCGTTGTTTGGTGAGATGAACGGAGATGGTTGGGCATTTCAGGGGCGTTCAAGTACAGATGCGGATGGGCGAAGTGGTCAATTGATGAAGATTGTTGATGCTGTGAATCCTGGAATATACAGAATTAGTTTCAATACAGGGAAGTATAGTCCATCTGGGTTCTTTCCGTATGTTTCTATTGTATTTGAAATCAGGGAGTCGCAGAATACGGAACATTTCCATGTTCCTTTACTATTTTCACCCTTCTCATTCACTACATACCGAGGCAGCTAG
- the LOC126687051 gene encoding uric acid degradation bifunctional protein TTL-like isoform X1, protein MEISTSKEKMMMFEEKDLMACCGSTKFAKEMTLASPFTSPEQAVAAATNIWFNKVDVYGWLEAFASHPQIGQSPSASHTAAEFSKGEQSTALATATGSSSQELSDWNGRYKQKFGFVFLICASGRTTSEILAELKRRYENKPIVELEIAAQEQMRITELRLQKLFSAKSKAVSTSSQCLTEFATKLAADLNSSSGVASQIPTRSRPPITTHVLDISRGCPAAGVEVLLEMWKGIQARPLFGEMNGDGWAFQGRSSTDADGRSGQLMKIVDAVNPGIYRISFNTGKYSPSGFFPYVSIVFEIRESQNTEHFHVPLLFSPFSFTTYRGS, encoded by the exons atggAAATCAGTACCTCAAAGGAAAAAATGATGATGTTTGAGGAGAAGGATTTGATGGCATGCTGCGGGAGCACTAAATTTGCTAAAGAAATGACATTAGCCTCCCCTTTTACTTCCCCCGAACAAGCCGTAGCCGCCGCCACAAATATCTGGTTCAACAAG gTGGATGTGTATGGTTGGCTGGAGGCATTCGCATCTCATCCTCAGATCGGCCAGTCGCCTTCCGCTTCTCACACTGCTGCTGAGTTCAGTAAGGGAGAGCAATCCACTGCTTTAGCAACTGCTACAGGTTCCAGTTCCCAG GAACTCTCCGACTGGAATGGTCGGTATAAgcaaaaatttggttttgtgttTCTTATATGTGCTTCTGGGCGGACTACTTCTGAAATACTTGCTGAATTGAAG AGACGGTATGAAAATAAGCCCATAGTTGAACTTGAGATTGCTGCTCAAGAACAAATGAGAATCACAGAATTACGCCTCCAGAAGCTCTTCTCAGCTAAATCTAAAGCTGTATCAACTAGCAGCCAGTGTCTAACAGAGTTTGCAACAAAATTAG CTGCTGATCTCAATTCTTCATCTGGAGTGGCATCTCAAATTCCAACTCGAAGTCGTCCACCTATTACAACTCATGTCTTAGATATATCTCGGGGCTGTCCAGCTGCTGGTGTTGAGGTGCTTTTAGAGATGTGGAAGGGCATTCAGGCTCGTCCGTTGTTTGGTGAGATGAACGGAGATGGTTGGGCATTTCAGGGGCGTTCAAGTACAGATGCGGATGGGCGAAGTGGTCAATTGATGAAGATTGTTGATGCTGTGAATCCTGGAATATACAGAATTAGTTTCAATACAGGGAAGTATAGTCCATCTGGGTTCTTTCCGTATGTTTCTATTGTATTTGAAATCAGGGAGTCGCAGAATACGGAACATTTCCATGTTCCTTTACTATTTTCACCCTTCTCATTCACTACATACCGAGGCAGCTAG